From one Fodinicurvata sp. EGI_FJ10296 genomic stretch:
- the rpsU gene encoding 30S ribosomal protein S21: MQVQVRDNNVDQALRALKKKMQREGIFREMKLRRNYEKPSERRAREKAEAVRRTRKLLRKRMEREGY, translated from the coding sequence GTGCAAGTTCAGGTTCGTGACAACAATGTCGACCAGGCCCTTCGTGCGCTGAAGAAGAAGATGCAGCGCGAGGGCATTTTTCGCGAGATGAAGCTTCGTCGTAATTACGAGAAGCCGTCTGAGCGACGCGCCCGTGAAAAGGCGGAAGCCGTGCGCCGGACGCGCAAGCTTCTCCGCAAGAGGATGGAGCGTGAAGGCTATTAA
- a CDS encoding COQ9 family protein → MTDTTGADLRRDLQDRLLEAALPHIPFDGWTRDAFAAGASEAGLDIGDIDLAFRRLPDDGLDHFADWADRNMLEALRGDSAFPEARTRDKIAMGVRKRLESMEPHREAVQRSAGLLSHPGRGPLAARLVWRTSDRLWREAGDVATDFNHYSKRALLSAIVGTTTLYWLNDSTPDRAPTWDFLHRRIETVLRIGGRAGRAVARGSALRSQFCRNESAAR, encoded by the coding sequence ATGACCGATACGACCGGCGCCGACTTACGCCGCGACCTTCAGGACCGGCTCCTGGAAGCCGCGTTGCCGCATATTCCTTTCGATGGCTGGACCCGTGATGCCTTTGCCGCGGGGGCCAGTGAGGCCGGGCTCGACATCGGCGATATTGATCTTGCGTTCCGGCGATTGCCCGATGATGGCCTTGACCATTTCGCCGATTGGGCCGACAGGAATATGCTGGAGGCGCTGCGCGGGGACTCGGCTTTCCCGGAAGCGCGCACACGAGACAAGATCGCGATGGGCGTCCGCAAGCGCCTTGAATCGATGGAGCCCCATCGCGAGGCTGTGCAGCGGAGCGCGGGACTTTTGAGTCATCCCGGACGCGGGCCGTTGGCGGCGCGACTGGTTTGGCGCACGAGCGACCGCCTCTGGCGCGAAGCCGGTGACGTGGCAACCGACTTCAATCACTACTCCAAACGCGCCCTGCTTTCGGCAATCGTCGGGACGACGACTTTGTACTGGTTGAACGACTCCACCCCGGATCGCGCGCCGACATGGGATTTTCTGCATCGCCGCATCGAAACAGTTCTCAGGATCGGCGGGCGGGCTGGTCGTGCTGTGGCACGCGGATCTGCTCTCAGAAGTCAATTCTGCCGGAACGAATCAGCAGCGCGGTAG
- a CDS encoding ClpXP protease specificity-enhancing factor SspB, with the protein MADEEIRYDRMVETALRGVVRDALNQAAAEGLPGDHHFYITFKTGHPGVRIPGYLRAQYADEMTIVLQYQYLQLEVDDVGFSVSLSFSNKHERLRIPFAAVTTFADPSVNFALQFQALSDEDMETGIDGGDEAGQTESGTAEGSTVTPIAGPASDTAGDRSGVSGRRKKSEKAKPGPTPPDSDEADAVDAPDEKTSSDAKGSSDAGGSGPDDSTDPDESKVVTLDKFRKK; encoded by the coding sequence ATGGCAGACGAAGAAATCAGATACGATCGAATGGTGGAAACCGCGCTTCGCGGCGTGGTGCGGGATGCGCTCAATCAGGCTGCGGCCGAAGGGCTGCCCGGCGACCATCATTTCTATATCACCTTCAAGACCGGGCATCCCGGCGTTCGAATTCCCGGATACCTGAGGGCGCAGTATGCCGATGAGATGACCATTGTCCTGCAGTATCAATATCTGCAGCTCGAAGTCGATGACGTCGGCTTCTCGGTATCGCTCAGCTTCAGCAACAAGCACGAACGGCTGCGAATTCCCTTCGCTGCCGTGACGACCTTCGCCGATCCGTCGGTGAACTTCGCGCTCCAGTTCCAGGCGCTGTCGGACGAGGATATGGAAACCGGCATCGACGGTGGGGACGAAGCTGGCCAGACCGAAAGCGGGACGGCAGAGGGCAGCACCGTGACCCCGATCGCCGGCCCCGCTAGCGACACCGCGGGTGATCGCTCCGGCGTATCCGGGCGCCGGAAGAAGTCCGAAAAAGCCAAACCAGGACCCACGCCCCCGGACAGTGACGAAGCGGACGCCGTTGACGCTCCGGACGAAAAGACTTCGTCCGACGCGAAAGGCAGTAGCGACGCGGGCGGCTCCGGCCCTGACGACAGCACGGACCCGGATGAGAGCAAGGTCGTCACCCTCGACAAATTCCGCAAGAAATAG
- a CDS encoding peptide deformylase encodes MSKGRPRNEALCMSLLKIARLGHPVLRHPASPVADAMAPGIQKLANDMVETLIDARGVGLAAPQVHESLRVIVVTLPPDNDGAPSGDYHHLVGGQVPAGRRAVGGRVPVVLINPVLTPLDPFTDGGYEGCLSIPGLRGSVPRYPRVAVEAQDGAGQPVQFEADGYEARILQHEVDHLDGILYLDRMVDMRSLAFDTEMHHLLNVPHRDRGTS; translated from the coding sequence ATGAGCAAAGGTCGACCCCGCAACGAGGCGCTGTGCATGAGTCTTCTGAAAATTGCCCGATTGGGGCATCCCGTTCTGCGCCATCCGGCATCGCCCGTTGCGGATGCCATGGCTCCGGGCATTCAAAAACTGGCGAACGATATGGTCGAAACACTGATCGACGCGCGCGGTGTCGGGTTGGCGGCGCCGCAGGTCCACGAATCGCTCCGGGTGATCGTCGTCACGCTGCCGCCGGACAACGACGGGGCGCCAAGCGGCGATTATCACCATCTGGTCGGGGGCCAGGTGCCTGCGGGGCGAAGGGCGGTAGGCGGGCGTGTGCCGGTCGTGCTGATCAATCCGGTGCTGACGCCGCTGGATCCGTTCACCGATGGCGGGTACGAAGGCTGTCTTTCCATTCCCGGCCTGCGCGGCTCGGTCCCCCGGTATCCGCGGGTTGCGGTGGAGGCGCAGGACGGCGCCGGCCAGCCCGTTCAGTTCGAGGCGGATGGCTATGAGGCGCGTATTCTGCAGCATGAAGTCGATCACCTCGACGGAATTTTGTATCTCGACCGGATGGTCGACATGCGATCGCTGGCATTCGATACCGAAATGCACCATCTTTTGAACGTGCCCCATCGGGATCGGGGCACGTCGTGA
- the phaR gene encoding polyhydroxyalkanoate synthesis repressor PhaR yields MAINRSGTSSSQTDEAAGSSEGSAPIRIKKYANRRLYNTATSSYVTLEHLAQMVKEGQEFVVHDAKTGEEITRAVLTQIIVEEESKTGQNMLPIGFLRQLIGLYGNNMQWMVPKYLEYSLETFSENQERMRQYMQNSVPGMFPFGAIDDVSRQNVAMFEQAMKMFSPFPTAGQSRSAQPQQDDNDGKTGAAGHTDHSTGNLENEGVGATESQSDTPSDGADSLSDMHRRLDELQRQMEALGRMGKAMSDAGSNPADGDSGSGSDGQSGSGHDGGAGSGKKASSAAKAQSGEPRPAKSNSRTRRT; encoded by the coding sequence ATGGCCATAAACCGTTCAGGCACCAGTTCCTCGCAGACGGACGAAGCCGCCGGGAGCAGCGAAGGTTCGGCGCCGATCCGCATCAAGAAATACGCCAATCGCCGTCTCTATAACACGGCCACGAGCAGTTATGTGACGCTGGAGCACCTGGCGCAAATGGTCAAGGAAGGCCAGGAATTCGTCGTCCATGACGCAAAGACCGGCGAAGAAATTACACGGGCGGTCCTGACCCAGATCATCGTCGAGGAAGAAAGCAAAACAGGTCAAAATATGCTTCCGATCGGATTTCTGAGGCAGCTCATTGGTCTGTACGGTAATAACATGCAATGGATGGTGCCGAAATACCTGGAATATTCGTTGGAGACATTTTCCGAGAACCAGGAGCGCATGCGCCAGTATATGCAAAATTCAGTGCCGGGCATGTTTCCTTTTGGAGCGATCGACGACGTCAGTCGGCAGAATGTGGCCATGTTCGAGCAGGCCATGAAGATGTTCAGTCCTTTTCCGACAGCCGGTCAATCGCGGTCCGCACAGCCGCAGCAGGACGACAACGACGGTAAGACGGGCGCCGCCGGGCACACGGATCACAGCACCGGCAATCTTGAAAACGAGGGCGTCGGGGCTACCGAATCTCAGTCCGATACCCCGTCCGACGGTGCCGATTCCCTGAGTGACATGCATCGGCGCCTCGATGAACTTCAGCGCCAGATGGAAGCGTTGGGGCGGATGGGGAAGGCGATGTCCGATGCCGGTTCCAATCCCGCCGATGGCGACTCGGGTTCCGGCAGCGATGGGCAGTCCGGTTCCGGCCATGATGGCGGCGCGGGCTCCGGGAAAAAGGCATCGTCGGCTGCAAAAGCTCAATCCGGCGAGCCCAGGCCGGCAAAATCCAACAGCCGGACGCGACGCACCTGA
- a CDS encoding thymidylate synthase: MKAYLDLLRHVLEHGDRRPDRTGTGTVGVFGYQMRFDLEKGFPVVTTKKIHLKSVIHELLWFLQGSTNIGYLNDNGVRIWNEWADEQGDLGPVYGAQWRSWRAPDGRTIDQIGDVIESIRSNPYSRRHVVTAWNPADVDAMALPPCHCLFQFHVAGGRLSCQLYQRSADVFLGVPFNIASYALLTHMVAHVTGLRAGDFVHTLGDAHLYANHLDQARLQLQREPRALPTLALSPERSDLFDFRYDDIVIDGYDPHPAIHADIAV, from the coding sequence GTGAAGGCTTATCTGGATCTGCTCAGGCATGTTCTCGAGCACGGTGACCGACGCCCCGACCGAACGGGCACCGGCACCGTCGGTGTGTTCGGCTATCAGATGCGCTTCGACCTCGAAAAGGGATTCCCGGTCGTTACGACCAAGAAGATCCACCTGAAATCCGTCATCCATGAACTGCTGTGGTTCCTTCAGGGAAGCACCAATATCGGCTATCTGAACGACAACGGCGTGCGCATCTGGAACGAATGGGCCGACGAGCAGGGCGACCTGGGCCCCGTCTACGGCGCGCAGTGGCGATCCTGGAGGGCGCCGGACGGCCGTACGATCGATCAGATTGGCGATGTCATCGAGTCCATCCGCAGCAATCCATACTCTCGCCGGCACGTCGTCACGGCATGGAATCCGGCGGATGTCGACGCGATGGCCCTGCCGCCGTGCCATTGCCTGTTTCAGTTTCATGTCGCCGGCGGCCGATTGTCGTGCCAGCTCTATCAGCGCAGTGCCGACGTCTTTCTGGGCGTACCCTTCAATATCGCCTCATACGCGTTGCTGACTCATATGGTGGCGCATGTCACCGGTCTGCGCGCGGGTGATTTCGTCCACACGCTGGGCGACGCGCATCTGTATGCCAACCACCTCGATCAGGCGCGACTCCAGCTGCAGCGCGAGCCGCGGGCCTTGCCCACGCTGGCGCTGTCGCCCGAGCGGTCCGACCTGTTCGATTTTCGCTATGACGATATCGTTATCGACGGCTATGATCCGCATCCGGCAATCCACGCCGACATAGCGGTTTAG
- a CDS encoding PAS domain-containing protein: MTDFDRPLRGFRTQSLLTWWQSNGAPPHRSQFDILDHAANAASLFLVRRLEPGRFQYRLSGQEVIRIVGRNSRGEYFSTADPSSRAAFAQHLENVAQDRTPWVCEGTTEIAGRVGLISFESVDCPLFGDDGEIGWIIGGMEALKHPQP, from the coding sequence TTGACGGATTTTGACCGGCCATTGCGTGGATTCCGGACACAATCCCTGCTGACGTGGTGGCAGAGCAACGGCGCTCCGCCGCATCGGTCGCAATTCGACATCCTCGATCACGCCGCCAACGCGGCGAGCCTGTTTCTTGTACGGCGCCTGGAACCCGGCCGGTTTCAGTACCGATTATCGGGTCAGGAGGTGATCCGTATTGTCGGCCGCAACAGCAGGGGTGAATATTTCTCGACCGCGGACCCGTCGAGTCGCGCAGCGTTTGCTCAGCATCTGGAGAACGTCGCTCAGGACAGGACACCGTGGGTTTGCGAGGGCACGACCGAGATCGCTGGCCGGGTTGGTCTCATTTCGTTTGAGAGCGTCGACTGTCCGCTATTTGGCGACGACGGCGAGATCGGGTGGATCATCGGCGGGATGGAGGCGCTGAAACACCCCCAGCCGTGA
- a CDS encoding dihydrofolate reductase: protein MASEKSENSDKPADPAPPPAEAAHPDVPAIIAFIVAVARNGVIGCDNALPWHLPGDFRFFKAMTLGKPVIMGRRTFESIGRPLPRRPNIVVSSTLSSVGEGVGAAGNLEFAASPEEAIERARHYLRPDRREIMVIGGAGLFDRLMAEAHRLYLTDVDAEPAGDTYFAGADHAGRGPGWRESWSLSPDPDPADSFAYRFRVFDRDD, encoded by the coding sequence ATGGCTTCCGAAAAATCGGAAAACTCCGACAAACCGGCCGATCCGGCTCCTCCTCCGGCGGAAGCGGCCCATCCTGATGTCCCGGCAATCATCGCCTTCATCGTTGCCGTGGCGCGCAACGGCGTGATCGGCTGCGACAACGCGTTGCCCTGGCACCTGCCTGGCGACTTCCGCTTCTTCAAGGCGATGACATTGGGCAAGCCGGTCATCATGGGGCGCCGGACGTTCGAAAGCATCGGGCGACCCTTGCCTCGCCGTCCCAATATCGTCGTGTCCAGCACTCTGAGTTCAGTTGGGGAAGGCGTCGGTGCTGCTGGAAACCTCGAATTCGCAGCCAGTCCGGAGGAGGCGATCGAACGGGCCCGCCACTACCTCCGACCCGATCGGCGTGAGATCATGGTGATCGGCGGCGCCGGACTTTTTGACCGGCTGATGGCCGAGGCTCACCGGTTGTATCTGACCGACGTCGATGCGGAGCCAGCGGGGGACACTTATTTCGCGGGCGCTGACCATGCGGGGCGGGGGCCGGGATGGCGGGAATCGTGGTCGCTTTCGCCCGATCCCGATCCGGCTGACAGCTTCGCCTATCGTTTCCGCGTATTCGATCGCGACGATTGA